One region of Xyrauchen texanus isolate HMW12.3.18 chromosome 11, RBS_HiC_50CHRs, whole genome shotgun sequence genomic DNA includes:
- the LOC127651695 gene encoding zinc finger protein OZF-like, translated as MLKMSLQVDLMCCKSVGTDLSMLDIDDLMTEISQLKKEVALLEAKLRERGDPLNGEELEKVSCQSSVCVTDGTSTECQDSVWSVRDQRSRDTQDSALGFTLLCYTDAQESVCDSNQGDQTSTESLASVCNAGEQQMLQIPLKMCSVKLLDCRNLMEMRGETTAEEQHDDHHEDEEEDHEDVIQHDDHHEDVEDEEDVIQHDSHDYEDFIPSDANSGSCSDGEKASTSKECLSAQSLSCITCQKTFSSKRRLARHERKHTEQKIFKCRTCGSSFSTFKEKNLHIKMHRGKKQYHCEQCWKVFFSPSNMNAHMKTHSAEKPFQCNECGKCFRTKGNLVAHKRIHTGEKPYKCPHCEKRFNHKPHLKKHVRVHTKERPYQCSECGKTFAESGTLKSHQKIHTEEKHYQCSLCDKRFHEKANLIVHERRHSGEKPYLCSHCGKSFYAQGHLSIHLRVHTGEKPYHCSDCGMSFCQHYNFVKHKRTHTGERPYKCTQCDKTFARPDVLKTHQRVHTGEKPYSCSTCGERFTYLGSFNTHKKKHAKEQIVLESS; from the exons ATGTTGAAGATGAGTTTGCAGGTGGATTTGAtgtgctgtaaatcagtaggaactgatctgtccatgctggatattgatgatttgatgacagaaatctctcagctgaagaaagaggtggcGTTACTGGAGGCAAAGCTGAGGGAAAGAGGAGATCCACTGAACGGAGAG gagctggagaaggtttcctgtcaatcttcagtgtgtgtgactgatgggacctccacagaatgtcaggattcagtgtggagcgtcAGAgatcagagatccagagacacacaggactctgCGCTTGGATTCACTTTACTCTGTTATACTGACgctcaggagagtgtgtgtgacagtaatcagggtgatcaaacctccacagagtctctggcttctgtctgtaacgctggagaacagcagatgctgcagataccattgaagatgtgttcagtgaagctgctggactgcaggaacctgatggagatgagaggagaaaccacagcagaggaacagcATGATGATCACCatgaagatgaggaggaggatCATGAGGATGTTATTCAACATGATGATCACCATGAAGATGTTGAAGATGAGGAGGATGTTATTCAACATGACAGTCATGATTATGAGGATTTCATTCCTTCAG ATGCAAACAGTGGTTCATGTTCAGATGGAGAAAAGGCTTCTACATCAAAAGAGTGTCTGTCAGCACAAAGTCTTTCCTGCATCACCTGTCAGAAGACATTCAGCTCAAAGCGACGCTTAGCAAGACATGAGAGAAAACACACAGAACAGAAAATCTTCAAATGCAGGACATGTGGAAGCAGCTTTTCTACCTTCAAAGAGAAGAACCTTCATATAAAAATGCACAGAGGAAAGAAGCAGTACCACTGTGAGCAGTGCTGGAAGGTTTTCTTTTCTCCTTCTAATATGAATGCTCACATGAAGACACACAGTGCTGAAAAGCCTTTTCAATGCAATGAGTGTGGCAAGTGTTTCAGAACGAAAGGAAATCTTGTTGCTCATAAGAGAatacacactggagagaaaccgtacaAGTGTCCTCACTGTGAGAAGAGATTCAACCACAAGCCCCATCTGAAAAAACATGTCCGTGTACACACCAAAGAGAGGCCGTATCAGTGCAGTGAATGTGGGAAAACCTTTGCAGAGTCAGGTACTCTTAAGTCTCATCAGAAAATACACACTGAGGAGAAACACTATCAATGTTCACTGTGTGATAAACGTTTCCATGAGAAAGCTAATCTGATAGTCCATGAGAGAAGGCactctggagagaaaccttacctcTGCTCTCACTGTGGAAAGAGCTTTTATGCTCAGGGTCATTTGAGCATTCATCTGAGAGTGCACACGGGAGAAAAGCCTTATCACTGTAGCGATTGTGGGATGAGTTTCTGCCAACACTATAACTTTGTAAAGCACAAGAGGACACATACTGGAGAAAGACCTTACAAATGCACTCAGTGTGACAAAACGTTTGCTCGACCGGATGTCCTGAAAACCCATCAGAGAGTGCAcacaggagagaaaccttacagctGCTCTACCTGCGGGGAAAGATTCACTTATTTAGGAAGTTTTAATACTCATAAAAAGAAACATGCTAAAGAACAAATTGTCCTGGAATCATCATAG
- the LOC127651696 gene encoding zinc finger protein 501-like: MTANQTFSLCFDKSFKYPVSGVLLSFCVEMLKMSLQVDLMCCKSVGTDLSMLDIDDLMTEISQLKKEVALLEAKLRERGDPLNGEELEKVSCQSSVCVTDGTSTECQDSVWSVRDQRSRDTQDSELSLTLLCYTDAQESVCDSNQGDQTSTESLASVCNAGEQQMLQIPLKMCSVKLLDCRNLMEMRGETTAEEQHDDHHEDEDEEEDDVIQHDNYDEDDDFISSDANSVSSSDGEVASTSKARHERRVHRGKEEFHCEQCGKVFNVPSLLKSHIKRHNDEKPFQCNECGKCFRTKRNLVLHGRIHTGEKPFKCPHCEKRFRHGSHLKEHCVRLHKKESLYQCSECGKTFVLPDSLTSHQKIHSEKKTYQCSHCDKQFPNNSRLILHERTHSGEKPYLCSYCGKSFSDRRQFRVHVRVHTGVKPYHCSVCGKSFSQYAHLSKHQRTHTGERPYKCSLCDKTFARSDILKTHQRVHTGEKPYRCPICRKEFSHLKSFKIHQKIHAKEQAALKSS; the protein is encoded by the exons ATGACAGCAAACCAAACGTTTTCTCTTTGTTTTGACAAGAGCTTTAAATATCCTGTTTCAGGAGTCTTATTGAGTTTTTGTGTTGAGATGTTGAAGATGAGTTTGCAGGTGGATTTGAtgtgctgtaaatcagtaggaactgatctgtccatgctggatattgatgatttgatgacagaaatctctcagctgaagaaagaggtggcGTTACTGGAGGCAAAGCTGAGGGAAAGAGGAGATCCACTGAACGGAGAG gagctggagaaggtttcctgtcaatcttcagtgtgtgtgactgatgggacctccacagaatgtcaggattcagtgtggagcgtcAGAgatcagagatccagagacacacaggactcagagCTCagcctcactttactctgttataCTGACgctcaggagagtgtgtgtgacagtaatcagggtgatcaaacctccacagagtctctggcttctgtctgtaacgctggagaacagcagatgctgcagataccattgaagatgtgttcagtgaagctgctggactgcaggaacctgatggagatgagaggagaaaccacagcagaggaacagcATGATGATCACcatgaagatgaagatgaggaggaggatgatgttATTCAACATGACAattatgatgaagatgatgattttATCTCTTCAG ATGCAAACAGTGTTTCATCTTCTGATGGAGAAGTGGCTTCTACTTCAAAAGCAAGACATGAGAGAAGAGTGCACAGAGGAAAGGAGGAGTTTCACTGTGAGCAGTGCGGGAAGGTTTTCAACGTGCCTTCTCTTCTGAAGTCTCACATAAAGAGACACAATGATGAAAAGCCTTTTCAATGCAATGAGTGTGGCAAGTGTTTCAGAACGAAAAGAAATCTTGTTCTTCATGGGAGAATACACACAGGAGAGAAACCATTCAAGTGTCCTCACTGTGAGAAGAGATTCAGACATGGATCCCATCTGAAGGAACACTGTGTCCGTTTGCACAAAAAAGAGAGTCTGTATCAGTGCAGTGAATGTGGGAAAACCTTTGTACTACCAGATTCTCTAACGTCACATCAGAAAATACACTCTGAGAAAAAAACATATCAATGCTCACACTGCGATAAACAGTTTCCTAACAATTCTCGTCTGATACTCCATGAGAGAACACACTcaggagagaaaccttacctCTGCTCTTACTGTGGAAAGAGCTTTTCTGATCGACGTCAATTCAGAGTTCATGTAAGAGTTCACACGGGAGTAAAGCCTTATCACTGTAGCGTTTGTGGAAAGAGCTTCAGTCAATATGCTCACTTATCAAAACACCAGAGAACACATACTGGAGAAAGACCTTACAAATGCTCTCTGTGTGACAAAACGTTTGCTCGATCAGATATCCTGAAAACCCATCAGAGGGTGCAcacaggagagaaaccttaccGCTGCCCAATCTGCAGGAAGGAATTTtcccatttaaaaagttttaaaattcaTCAGAAGATACATGCTAAAGAACAAGCTGCCCTGAAATCATCGTag